One region of Pseudomonas alvandae genomic DNA includes:
- the arfA gene encoding alternative ribosome rescue factor ArfA: protein MSKKPSRHGPNKAKSIVAQPLFRSRQERPAKGKGSYRREAFQSDNWEASCFLAA, encoded by the coding sequence ATGAGCAAAAAGCCATCCAGGCATGGCCCCAACAAGGCCAAGTCCATCGTCGCCCAACCCCTGTTCCGCAGCCGCCAGGAACGACCCGCCAAGGGCAAAGGCAGCTACCGCCGCGAAGCCTTCCAGTCTGATAACTGGGAGGCTTCTTGCTTTCTGGCGGCTTGA
- the lptE gene encoding LPS-assembly lipoprotein LptE yields MIKRNLLVMGLAVLLSACGFQLRGTGSTDLAITELDLSARDAYGETVKALRDALENSGVKVHSGAPYKLVLTREQQNQRSLSYAGAGRSAEYELNNVLNYQIRGQNDLVLMDDKLQVQKVYLRDGNNIVGSDQESSEVREEMRRDMVQRMMLRLQQLTPAQLEQLQQTADAKAKAEADALEAARKAEAETPQQSPMQIPAQ; encoded by the coding sequence ATGATCAAACGTAATCTGCTGGTTATGGGCCTCGCGGTCCTGCTGAGTGCCTGCGGCTTCCAACTGCGCGGTACCGGCAGCACCGACCTGGCCATCACCGAGCTGGACCTCAGCGCACGCGATGCTTATGGCGAAACAGTAAAAGCATTGCGCGATGCGCTGGAAAACAGCGGCGTGAAGGTCCACAGCGGTGCGCCGTACAAGCTGGTCTTGACCCGCGAGCAGCAAAACCAGCGCAGCCTGAGCTATGCCGGTGCCGGTCGTTCAGCCGAATATGAGCTGAACAACGTGCTGAACTATCAAATCCGCGGCCAGAACGACCTTGTGTTGATGGACGACAAGCTCCAGGTGCAAAAAGTCTATCTGCGTGACGGCAACAACATCGTGGGTTCCGATCAGGAATCCAGCGAAGTACGCGAAGAAATGCGCCGCGACATGGTTCAGCGCATGATGCTGCGCCTGCAGCAACTGACGCCCGCCCAGCTGGAGCAATTGCAGCAGACCGCCGACGCCAAGGCCAAGGCAGAAGCCGACGCACTGGAAGCGGCACGCAAGGCTGAGGCGGAAACCCCGCAACAGTCGCCGATGCAAATTCCAGCTCAATAA
- a CDS encoding lytic murein transglycosylase: protein MPFCLSHRWPLRQMIVATSVALLVACAEKPTAADAQPLQPAPAVTAPAIVPPVMPTSDDLDIVPTQTFAEWQAGFRREALAAGIRGDLFDRAFIGVSPDMSVIKADRSQPEFTRPVWEYLDGALSPLRVNKGKSLIQQNAQVLQNIEQRYGVDRAALVAVWGMESNFGQFQGTKSVINSLATLAYEGRRPAFAHAQLIAALQILQQGDITPEKMLGSWAGAMGQTQFIPTTYNTHAVDFDGDGRRDIWGSSTDALASTAHYLQSSGWQRGQRWGFEVSLNEGFDYTLADGTIRKPVAEWERLGVSEYGGLSITPDDKQLSASLLLPAGHRGPAFLIFDNFRAILKYNNSSSYALAVGLLSERFTGGGLVYGQWPKEDLPLSRSERIELQVLLGKHNYDAGNPDGIIGANTRKAIRSAQQSFGWPADGYPTHQLLEALRSR from the coding sequence ATGCCCTTCTGTCTTTCCCATCGTTGGCCACTGCGCCAAATGATTGTTGCCACAAGCGTCGCCCTGCTTGTCGCCTGCGCCGAAAAACCTACCGCCGCCGACGCCCAACCGCTGCAGCCCGCACCCGCCGTGACCGCCCCCGCCATCGTGCCGCCGGTCATGCCGACCAGTGACGACCTGGACATCGTACCGACCCAGACCTTCGCCGAATGGCAGGCCGGGTTTCGCCGAGAGGCGCTGGCCGCCGGGATCCGCGGCGATCTGTTCGATCGCGCGTTCATCGGTGTCAGCCCGGACATGAGCGTCATCAAGGCCGATCGCAGCCAGCCGGAATTCACCCGCCCCGTGTGGGAATACCTCGACGGCGCGCTGTCGCCGCTGCGGGTCAATAAAGGCAAGAGCCTGATCCAACAGAACGCCCAGGTCCTGCAAAACATCGAGCAGCGTTATGGCGTCGATCGCGCGGCGCTGGTGGCGGTGTGGGGCATGGAGAGCAACTTCGGTCAGTTCCAGGGCACCAAGTCCGTCATCAACTCCCTGGCAACCCTGGCCTATGAGGGACGGCGTCCGGCCTTTGCCCATGCCCAACTGATCGCCGCGCTGCAGATCCTGCAACAGGGCGATATCACACCGGAAAAAATGCTCGGTTCCTGGGCTGGGGCCATGGGCCAGACCCAGTTCATTCCGACCACCTACAACACCCATGCAGTGGACTTTGACGGCGACGGTCGCCGCGACATCTGGGGCAGCTCAACCGATGCCCTGGCGTCGACCGCGCACTATCTGCAGAGCTCCGGCTGGCAGCGTGGCCAACGATGGGGATTCGAGGTCTCGCTCAACGAGGGCTTCGACTACACGCTGGCCGATGGCACGATCCGCAAGCCTGTCGCTGAATGGGAGCGACTGGGCGTTTCAGAATATGGTGGCCTGTCGATAACGCCGGATGACAAGCAACTCTCGGCGTCCCTCCTCCTGCCGGCAGGCCATCGTGGCCCGGCGTTCCTGATCTTCGATAACTTCCGCGCCATCCTCAAGTACAACAATTCGTCGTCCTATGCGCTGGCGGTTGGGCTGTTGTCGGAGCGCTTCACCGGTGGAGGCCTGGTCTACGGTCAGTGGCCCAAGGAAGACCTGCCGCTGAGCCGCAGCGAACGTATCGAATTGCAGGTGCTGCTCGGCAAGCACAACTACGACGCGGGCAACCCCGACGGCATCATCGGCGCCAACACCCGCAAGGCGATCCGCAGTGCGCAGCAATCGTTTGGCTGGCCGGCGGATGGGTATCCGACCCATCAGTTGCTGGAGGCGTTGCGTAGCCGTTGA
- a CDS encoding S66 peptidase family protein yields MTPHHPVPALPHEGLIAVIAPAGPAPLDTEKAIQWMRARGHELRIFPGVYEKDGYLAGPDEIRLNDLHAAFADPEINAIICLRGGYGTPRLLDRIDFDLIRRNPKPFVGYSDITALHLAISRYAGFVTFHGPLLNADLLGDKEPPTVTSFFSLLRGQLKAGDVLSHPAAYPLTTVEPGIAHGRLLGGNLSMIAATMGTPYQIDAEGVILFIEDVNEPLYRIDRLLTQLRLAGTLAKLRGVLVGDVAGVDVEALNRLLKQTFAPLRIPVLSGWRSGHCDPNLTLPMGALVTLDAGEKKLMLEQDVVVSL; encoded by the coding sequence ATGACCCCACACCACCCCGTCCCAGCACTCCCGCACGAAGGCCTGATCGCCGTGATCGCCCCCGCCGGCCCCGCACCCCTGGACACGGAAAAAGCCATCCAATGGATGCGTGCAAGGGGCCATGAACTGCGAATCTTCCCAGGCGTCTACGAAAAAGACGGCTACCTCGCCGGCCCCGACGAAATCCGCCTCAATGACCTCCACGCCGCCTTCGCCGACCCAGAAATCAACGCTATCATCTGCCTACGCGGCGGCTACGGCACCCCCCGGCTGCTGGATCGCATCGACTTCGACCTCATACGCCGCAACCCCAAGCCATTCGTAGGCTACAGCGACATCACCGCCCTGCACCTCGCCATCAGCCGCTACGCAGGCTTCGTCACCTTCCACGGCCCGCTGCTAAACGCCGACCTCCTGGGCGACAAGGAACCCCCAACCGTCACCTCGTTCTTCAGCCTGCTACGCGGTCAATTGAAGGCCGGCGACGTCCTGAGCCATCCCGCAGCGTACCCGCTGACCACCGTCGAGCCGGGCATCGCCCATGGACGTCTGCTGGGAGGCAACCTCTCGATGATCGCCGCGACCATGGGCACGCCTTACCAGATCGACGCCGAAGGTGTGATCCTGTTCATCGAAGACGTCAACGAACCCCTGTACCGCATCGATCGCCTGCTGACCCAATTGCGACTCGCGGGCACGCTGGCGAAGTTGCGCGGTGTATTGGTGGGGGACGTGGCCGGGGTGGATGTCGAAGCGTTGAACCGGTTGCTCAAGCAGACCTTCGCGCCGTTGCGCATCCCAGTGTTGTCTGGCTGGCGCAGCGGGCACTGCGATCCGAACCTGACCTTGCCCATGGGGGCGTTGGTGACGCTGGATGCGGGGGAGAAGAAGTTGATGTTGGAGCAGGATGTGGTGGTCAGTCTTTAG
- the holA gene encoding DNA polymerase III subunit delta: MKLAPAQLGKHLQGALAPVYIISGDDPLLCQEAADAIRSAARQQGFDERQVFAADASFDWGTLLQAGASMSLFAEKRLLELRLPSGKPGDKGAAALIEYCSRPAEDTVLLISLPKLDGSAQKTKWGKALVEGPQTQFVQIWPVDVSQLPSWIRQRLSQAGLSASQDAVELIAARVEGNLLAAAQEIEKLKLMAEGGQITVETVQAAVADSARFDVFGLTDAILNGEAAHALRMLEGLRGEGVEPPVILWALARELRLLANLSLQYSQGVPLDKAFSQARPPVWDKRKPLMSKALQRYSTSRWAQLLLEAQRIDAQIKGQAAGSPWMSLSRLSLLMAGQRLPLPAE; the protein is encoded by the coding sequence ATGAAGCTCGCTCCCGCGCAACTCGGCAAACACCTGCAAGGCGCTCTCGCGCCGGTCTATATCATCAGCGGCGATGACCCGCTGCTGTGCCAGGAAGCCGCCGACGCCATCCGCTCCGCCGCTCGCCAGCAAGGTTTCGACGAACGCCAGGTGTTCGCCGCCGACGCCAGTTTTGACTGGGGTACGTTGTTGCAGGCCGGGGCAAGCATGTCGCTGTTTGCCGAGAAACGCCTGCTGGAACTGCGCCTGCCTTCCGGCAAGCCCGGTGACAAAGGTGCCGCCGCGCTGATCGAATATTGCTCGCGCCCGGCCGAAGACACGGTGCTGCTCATCAGCCTGCCGAAACTCGACGGCAGTGCGCAGAAAACCAAGTGGGGCAAGGCCCTGGTCGAAGGACCGCAGACCCAGTTCGTGCAGATCTGGCCGGTGGACGTCAGCCAGTTGCCAAGCTGGATCCGCCAGCGTCTGTCCCAGGCCGGGCTGTCGGCCAGCCAGGACGCGGTGGAATTGATCGCCGCCCGGGTCGAAGGCAACCTGCTGGCCGCCGCCCAGGAAATTGAAAAGCTCAAGCTGATGGCCGAAGGCGGGCAGATCACCGTGGAAACGGTCCAGGCCGCCGTGGCCGACAGCGCCCGCTTCGACGTCTTCGGGCTGACCGATGCGATTCTCAACGGCGAAGCCGCCCATGCCTTGCGCATGCTCGAAGGCCTGCGGGGCGAAGGCGTCGAACCTCCCGTGATCCTCTGGGCCCTGGCCCGGGAGCTGCGGCTGCTGGCCAACCTGTCGCTGCAATACAGCCAGGGCGTGCCCCTGGACAAGGCCTTCAGCCAGGCCCGTCCGCCTGTGTGGGATAAACGCAAACCGCTGATGAGCAAAGCCCTGCAGCGGTACTCGACGTCACGCTGGGCACAACTGCTGCTGGAAGCCCAGCGCATCGATGCGCAGATCAAGGGCCAGGCAGCCGGCTCGCCGTGGATGAGCCTCAGTCGGTTGTCGTTGTTGATGGCGGGGCAGCGGTTGCCACTGCCAGCTGAATAA